A stretch of Christensenellaceae bacterium DNA encodes these proteins:
- the araA gene encoding L-arabinose isomerase, protein MKAFGQYEIWFITGSQHLYGDETLRQAGEHAKEIAAFLDSSDDIPLKVVYKELVKTQDEIYDTIKEANYDDNCVGIITWMHTFSPSKMWIKGLGILNKPMLHLHTQYNRTIPLNEIDMDFMNLNQSAHGDREHGFIAARMRIARKVVVGYFKDSSVTAEIGAWARSAVGIAEGFQLNVVRFGDNMRDVAVTEGDKVETQLRLGWSVNTHGVGDLVAVMEQVTDGEVDALFRECSEKYTMPDTNLEAVRYQLRIEAALRRFLKEGRFGAFTTNFQDLWGLKQLPGLACQRLMESGYGFGGEGDWKVSALLRIMKRMSLGMDGGTAFMEDYTYHFEEGNELILGAHMLEVDPSIAQGEVRIDTYPLGIGDREAPARMIFESAAGKAITASLVDMGGRMRLIVADVECVKPIGKMPNLPVASTMWKPLPDLRTSAKAWILAGGAHHSVLSYALNAQHMRDYAEMAGIEFVHIGKDIDINDFKRDLALSDMLWQMKLK, encoded by the coding sequence AGTCAGCACCTCTATGGGGACGAAACGCTGCGGCAGGCGGGCGAACACGCCAAAGAAATAGCCGCTTTCCTGGATTCGTCGGACGATATTCCTCTCAAGGTTGTCTATAAAGAGCTGGTCAAAACGCAAGACGAGATATACGATACGATCAAGGAAGCGAACTATGACGACAACTGCGTCGGTATCATCACATGGATGCATACTTTCTCGCCGTCCAAAATGTGGATCAAGGGATTGGGTATTTTAAACAAACCCATGCTTCATCTGCATACGCAGTATAACCGAACGATCCCCTTAAATGAGATCGATATGGATTTCATGAACCTAAACCAGAGCGCGCACGGCGACCGTGAGCATGGTTTTATTGCGGCGCGCATGCGTATCGCGCGCAAGGTCGTGGTCGGATATTTTAAGGACTCTTCGGTCACGGCGGAAATCGGCGCGTGGGCGCGCAGCGCGGTGGGGATCGCGGAGGGCTTTCAGCTCAATGTGGTGCGTTTTGGCGACAATATGCGCGACGTAGCCGTTACGGAAGGCGACAAGGTCGAGACGCAGCTGCGGCTTGGCTGGTCGGTCAATACGCATGGCGTGGGCGATTTGGTAGCGGTGATGGAGCAGGTCACGGATGGGGAAGTCGATGCGCTTTTTCGTGAGTGCAGCGAAAAATACACGATGCCGGACACGAACCTCGAAGCGGTGCGTTACCAGCTTAGGATCGAGGCCGCGCTGCGCAGGTTTTTAAAGGAGGGCCGTTTCGGCGCTTTTACGACGAATTTCCAGGACCTGTGGGGACTTAAGCAGCTTCCGGGACTCGCGTGCCAAAGGCTGATGGAAAGCGGCTACGGCTTTGGTGGGGAAGGCGACTGGAAAGTCTCCGCGCTGTTGCGGATCATGAAGCGGATGAGCCTGGGCATGGACGGCGGCACGGCGTTCATGGAGGATTATACCTATCATTTCGAGGAAGGCAACGAGCTCATTTTAGGCGCGCATATGCTGGAGGTGGATCCGAGTATCGCACAGGGCGAGGTGCGTATCGATACCTATCCGTTGGGTATCGGCGACCGCGAAGCGCCGGCAAGGATGATCTTCGAATCCGCCGCCGGAAAAGCGATTACCGCATCGCTCGTCGATATGGGCGGCAGAATGCGGCTGATCGTGGCCGACGTCGAGTGCGTGAAGCCGATCGGAAAGATGCCGAATCTGCCGGTTGCAAGTACGATGTGGAAGCCGTTGCCGGATTTGCGTACGTCCGCAAAGGCATGGATACTCGCGGGCGGCGCGCACCATTCGGTACTCAGTTACGCGCTCAACGCGCAGCACATGCGCGATTATGCGGAAATGGCGGGCATTGAATTTGTCCACATCGGCAAGGACATCGATATAAATGATTTTAAACGGGATCTCGCGCTTTCGGACATGCTGTGGCAAATGAAACTGAAGTAG